In a genomic window of Primulina huaijiensis isolate GDHJ02 chromosome 10, ASM1229523v2, whole genome shotgun sequence:
- the LOC140985508 gene encoding uncharacterized protein gives MKVHPAPGKWMANEANGGCGQNKLRRLPFIFEKVLEFPFDADADVWVEETRESIIFTVSSTYDIAGDIKAETVETFPGFSKIVIRGEGIVEPAGSEFELNLWRIRLPKRTIPELAYAAYGNGELVVTVPKGVEEEECAGRGT, from the coding sequence ATGAAAGTGCACCCAGCACCTGGAAAGTGGATGGCAAATGAGGCGAACGGCGGCTGCGGGCAGAATAAGCTGCGGCGGTTGCCCTTTATCTTTGAGAAGGTTCTGGAGTTTCCGTTTGACGCCGATGCGGACGTTTGGGTTGAAGAAACACGGGAATCCATTATATTCACTGTCAGCAGTACCTATGATATCGCCGGAGATATCAAGGCCGAAACTGTTGAGACCTTTCCTGGATTTTCTAAGATTGTCATTCGGGGAGAGGGCATTGTTGAGCCAGCAGGAAGTGAGTTCGAGCTCAATTTGTGGAGGATTCGGCTGCCGAAGAGAACTATACCGGAGCTCGCGTATGCTGCCTACGGCAACGGGGAGCTGGTGGTGACTGTGCCGAAAGGGGTGGAGGAGGAGGAGTGTGCTGGCCGGGGAACTTGA